The proteins below are encoded in one region of Bacteroidota bacterium:
- a CDS encoding type I restriction enzyme HsdR N-terminal domain-containing protein codes for MHKLNLPICQFRFQNKDGNVEIFDVVRKKFIVLTPEEWVRQHFIHYLINQKGFPPSLIQLEKPLNYNQLEKRSDIVVYDKAANPVVLVECKSPQISIIQDAFDQIARYNFSLKVKYLIVTNGINHFCCKMDYETISYSFIPQIPLYKEL; via the coding sequence TTGCATAAACTAAACTTACCTATATGCCAGTTCAGGTTCCAGAATAAGGATGGGAATGTGGAAATATTCGATGTTGTCCGCAAGAAATTTATTGTTCTCACCCCCGAAGAATGGGTACGGCAGCATTTCATTCATTACCTGATCAACCAAAAGGGGTTCCCTCCTTCTCTGATACAACTCGAAAAGCCCTTAAATTATAACCAGCTTGAAAAACGAAGCGATATAGTGGTATATGATAAAGCTGCGAATCCTGTTGTCCTTGTTGAATGCAAATCCCCGCAAATCAGCATAATACAGGATGCCTTTGACCAGATAGCTCGTTATAACTTTTCACTGAAAGTTAAGTATCTGATCGTGACAAACGGAATTAACCATTTTTGCTGCAAAATGGACTATGAAACCATTTCCTATAGTTTTATTCCACAAATACCCCTGTATAAGGAATTATAA